From Zhongshania aliphaticivorans, one genomic window encodes:
- a CDS encoding IS630 family transposase — MDEKIDARKLSLEVLEEKRRQAHRLRKRGMTRAEIGEIVGIHADTIGRWLKRDKNQLGYDKPGRKAGSGRRLTAEQEQHIESVLIDKTPDQLKMPYALWTRESVRELILNCYGLALPVRTVGDYLKRWGMTPQKPQKRAYEQRAPEVKAWLEEEYPAIKVQAKQQNAEIYWGDETGLRNDCQHERGYAPKGKTPVIRLNAKRESCNMISAVTNQGKVRYQIFEGNMNADRLIDFMMRLLKDAKRKVFLILDNLRVHHAKPVKEWLEAHKKMIQVFYLPAYSPELNPDEYLNCDLKGGVHSGQPARNKEQLKQKVSKHMRMLQRKPHRVRKYFKHEKIRYAA; from the coding sequence ATGGACGAAAAAATTGATGCAAGAAAATTATCCTTAGAAGTTCTTGAAGAAAAACGTCGACAGGCGCATCGACTTCGGAAACGCGGAATGACGAGAGCCGAGATTGGCGAAATAGTGGGCATTCACGCGGATACGATTGGTCGTTGGTTAAAGCGCGACAAGAATCAACTAGGATACGATAAGCCGGGGCGAAAAGCCGGTAGTGGGCGGCGGTTAACGGCTGAACAGGAACAGCATATTGAATCGGTGCTGATCGACAAAACGCCGGATCAATTAAAAATGCCCTATGCGTTGTGGACGCGGGAATCGGTTCGCGAACTGATCCTTAATTGCTATGGGCTGGCGCTACCCGTACGCACCGTTGGCGATTACCTAAAGCGCTGGGGCATGACACCGCAGAAGCCACAAAAGCGTGCGTATGAACAACGCGCGCCGGAAGTGAAAGCATGGCTAGAGGAAGAATATCCGGCGATAAAAGTGCAAGCGAAGCAGCAAAATGCCGAGATTTACTGGGGCGATGAGACTGGTCTGCGTAACGACTGCCAGCATGAGCGGGGCTATGCGCCCAAAGGAAAGACCCCAGTGATTCGTCTAAATGCCAAGCGTGAATCGTGCAACATGATTTCAGCAGTGACCAATCAGGGCAAAGTAAGATACCAGATATTTGAAGGCAACATGAATGCGGATAGACTGATTGATTTCATGATGCGATTGCTCAAAGATGCGAAGCGCAAAGTGTTTTTGATTCTGGATAATCTGCGGGTGCATCATGCCAAGCCGGTAAAAGAATGGTTAGAGGCGCACAAAAAAATGATTCAGGTATTTTATCTGCCAGCTTATTCGCCAGAACTAAATCCTGACGAGTATTTGAATTGTGACCTCAAGGGTGGTGTGCATAGTGGGCAGCCCGCACGCAATAAAGAGCAACTCAAACAGAAGGTATCGAAGCACATGCGTATGCTGCAACGGAAGCCACATCGTGTCCGCAAATATTTTAAGCACGAGAAAATTCGTTATGCCGCATAA
- a CDS encoding DUF2326 domain-containing protein, with protein MLKIKKLYSEPEIFEPIIFEDGFNLILGETTEGNVKTNGVGKSMAVEFINYALLKRHHDSRVSLIPEENLSRDTVVCLDFELNGHAITSRRVINDQECPTLIIDGERKSYSRLSDANDHLSTLLFAGVAYENPPSFRMMMGPLMRDEGSEFKSIISCFDTNKRIPPDYTPHLFLLHVDPNPYSEAKRLYSEMENVSKARKKMEENITTLTSKNISESKADLNELENQVRRIQGDIDRLENIEGFDVVKDEIIGIENQLDQERSRQGVLKSELSKIKLFRGDNYIDGQEVADLYNQFKEGLGDLIKRELDEVTAFKQKIDNFQRSIMDDRKSSIEQEIKAFEDSISSLNKLYREKISLLDQEGLLVSLKQTIAIHEKKIAEFSALSSFIQKHADYDSEYKAKKRDRESEVYLLESYVNNSQEVIDSFERTILDMHDYVFGNRRSSFGIEVSKRKEVLKFELRTDSDGSHSINREKVFLYDFALLINPETSKHHPGFLVHDNIFDVDQDTLIQSINYIGENIDLLSGRQYILTINSDKFSGSDLELLNINLNEYSRAAFTKENRFLKMQYQELAP; from the coding sequence ATGTTAAAAATTAAAAAACTTTACAGCGAACCTGAAATTTTTGAGCCCATTATTTTTGAAGATGGGTTCAACCTTATATTAGGTGAAACCACTGAAGGGAATGTTAAAACTAACGGTGTGGGAAAATCCATGGCTGTCGAGTTCATCAACTACGCCTTGTTGAAACGTCACCACGATAGCCGAGTATCACTAATACCTGAAGAAAATTTATCACGTGATACAGTCGTATGTTTAGACTTTGAATTAAATGGTCACGCCATCACTTCTAGGCGAGTTATAAATGATCAAGAGTGTCCGACTCTAATCATAGACGGCGAAAGAAAATCTTACTCGAGGCTTTCTGATGCTAACGATCACCTAAGCACCTTGTTATTTGCAGGCGTAGCCTATGAAAATCCACCTTCCTTTAGAATGATGATGGGTCCATTGATGCGTGATGAAGGTTCTGAATTTAAGTCCATTATTAGCTGTTTCGACACAAACAAAAGAATACCGCCTGATTACACTCCTCATCTTTTTTTGCTGCACGTTGATCCAAATCCATACAGCGAAGCCAAACGGCTATATTCTGAAATGGAAAACGTTTCAAAAGCTAGAAAAAAGATGGAAGAAAACATAACTACGCTTACAAGCAAAAACATATCAGAATCCAAGGCAGACTTAAACGAATTAGAAAATCAAGTGCGTAGAATTCAGGGTGACATTGATAGGCTTGAGAACATTGAAGGCTTTGATGTCGTAAAAGATGAAATCATTGGTATTGAAAATCAGCTTGATCAAGAACGCTCAAGGCAAGGTGTTTTGAAATCAGAGCTATCAAAAATAAAGCTTTTTCGCGGGGATAACTATATTGACGGCCAGGAAGTTGCAGACCTTTATAATCAGTTCAAAGAAGGATTGGGCGACTTAATTAAGCGTGAATTGGATGAGGTCACTGCTTTCAAACAAAAGATTGACAACTTTCAGCGAAGCATAATGGATGATAGAAAATCTTCGATTGAACAAGAAATAAAGGCATTTGAAGACAGTATATCTTCACTCAACAAGCTGTACAGAGAAAAAATATCATTACTTGACCAAGAAGGTCTGCTTGTCAGTTTAAAGCAAACAATCGCAATACACGAAAAAAAGATTGCGGAGTTTTCCGCCTTATCCTCATTTATCCAAAAACACGCTGATTATGACAGCGAATATAAAGCAAAAAAACGTGATCGAGAAAGTGAAGTTTATCTTTTAGAAAGCTATGTGAATAACTCACAAGAAGTAATTGATTCTTTTGAAAGAACAATTCTTGATATGCACGATTATGTTTTTGGAAACAGAAGAAGCTCATTTGGAATTGAAGTTTCAAAACGAAAGGAAGTTTTGAAATTTGAACTTCGCACTGACTCAGATGGAAGTCACAGTATCAACAGAGAAAAAGTATTTCTATATGACTTTGCTTTGCTGATAAACCCAGAAACATCGAAGCATCACCCCGGCTTCTTAGTGCATGACAATATTTTTGATGTTGACCAAGATACTTTAATTCAAAGTATTAATTACATTGGCGAAAATATTGATTTGCTCAGTGGCAGGCAATATATACTTACTATTAATAGCGATAAATTTAGTGGTTCAGATTTAGAATTACTAAACATAAACCTTAATGAATACTCCCGAGCGGCATTTACAAAAGAGAATAGATTTTTGAAGATGCAATACCAAGAATTGGCTCCCTAG
- a CDS encoding SMEK domain-containing protein, which translates to MNRQDYQKSVINSLTWLSTQVTVHNRLNLTDINVHSENFYRDLLNLAFGYSLVNINIIDANAAAIDLGDEGNKFAIQVTSTSALAKTRHTVTKFIEKGLYEKYDHLVILNITAKTAHTAETVGDSTYSLNTKDDIWDIGDLAVMINDLELSKIKEISNFLNKQLYVKPIESLPRNVETILRLIELISDEEHPAAGEGFLDEPFPEEKINKRFADHSDFLKQEFLTLYQDYGAVLDSVEQESDIGQVKIRRVSQHLRVYSDKVLTECGGDSKNALEKLIDNFIGMLAENGFEADTGAAQFYIVKHLIRCNVFPNKEVENG; encoded by the coding sequence ATGAATCGCCAAGACTATCAAAAATCAGTTATCAACTCGCTTACTTGGCTTTCTACTCAGGTAACAGTACACAATAGACTGAATCTTACGGACATAAACGTTCACTCCGAAAACTTCTATCGCGATCTGTTGAATCTGGCTTTTGGTTACAGTTTAGTCAATATAAACATCATTGACGCCAACGCTGCCGCTATAGACCTTGGGGACGAAGGTAACAAGTTTGCTATTCAGGTGACATCTACTTCAGCACTTGCCAAAACAAGGCACACCGTTACTAAGTTTATTGAAAAAGGCTTGTACGAAAAGTACGATCATCTAGTAATTCTAAACATCACAGCGAAGACCGCACACACTGCCGAAACTGTTGGCGACAGCACTTACAGCCTGAACACCAAAGATGATATATGGGACATAGGCGACTTGGCTGTGATGATCAATGACTTAGAGCTGTCGAAAATTAAGGAGATCAGTAACTTTCTGAATAAGCAGCTTTACGTGAAGCCCATTGAAAGCCTTCCGCGTAATGTAGAAACCATTTTACGGCTAATTGAACTAATCAGTGACGAAGAACACCCCGCCGCTGGTGAAGGGTTTCTTGATGAGCCATTTCCAGAAGAAAAAATTAATAAACGTTTTGCAGATCATTCAGATTTCCTTAAACAGGAATTTCTAACACTTTATCAGGATTACGGTGCTGTTCTTGATTCGGTAGAACAAGAATCAGATATTGGTCAGGTTAAAATTCGTCGTGTTTCGCAACATTTACGAGTTTACAGTGATAAGGTCTTAACTGAATGTGGTGGTGACTCGAAAAATGCACTTGAAAAGCTAATTGACAACTTCATTGGAATGTTGGCTGAAAACGGTTTTGAAGCTGATACTGGTGCTGCACAGTTCTATATCGTTAAGCATCTAATTAGGTGCAACGTATTCCCAAACAAGGAAGTAGAAAATGGCTAA
- a CDS encoding sigma-70 family RNA polymerase sigma factor, with amino-acid sequence MRHIKEILRLKLEAKLSHRQIARSLGIGVGTVSTYGKRASVLGLCWPLPAELSDNDREC; translated from the coding sequence ATGCGACATATCAAAGAAATTCTCCGCCTTAAACTTGAGGCAAAGCTAAGTCACAGACAGATAGCGCGCAGCCTAGGCATCGGCGTGGGCACTGTATCAACCTACGGCAAACGCGCCTCTGTGCTGGGGCTTTGCTGGCCCTTGCCCGCCGAGCTGTCAGATAACGATCGTGAGTGTTGA
- a CDS encoding MerR family transcriptional regulator, with amino-acid sequence MTTDTTPTMDDSGTFPIAELIDKSGVSREMIKYYLRDGLLPHPEKPRRNLSLYSAQHIKLIRLIRLFQKDTKLSLPEISKIFNELNHDPHKIELQLLSGNYLKDVESPLSHRIEAEIATNVLDGSTPELTESIALEFDQGFIATLKQHNLISAGSQLSAHDQNIAGLIWSAMELGVSLNYFIGTRTKIHDLVSAQIEVLKGAVHPDLGFADSLSVHYSADRIINRWLIAEKTNILRKIYLEIIDSVDVGLDAISDSIYIPSKAYNKRYKIKESIEQLALGPKPNNRQTYTAYAGACVFVADYTSAHNFIKQGLKAYPGDAQLTAIECLAYCLEQKPEDAAIPYQALRDIPTESIWTLEAKIYFLLIQASKVGGISDASVQLRQAYELFIQVAATPAIEPMEKLEALLIGGRARSMFPQWVSHNPVIIERLTSLLASLESSTVKELGLPIQASHAAYKTYAHFYLARAYDLENAHEKAQPHYEEVIKLDPASNFSAFAYSRLD; translated from the coding sequence ATGACAACAGACACAACACCAACTATGGATGACTCAGGCACCTTCCCTATTGCGGAACTGATAGATAAATCTGGCGTGTCTCGCGAAATGATCAAATACTATCTACGCGATGGCCTCTTACCCCACCCAGAAAAGCCAAGACGCAACCTGTCGCTATACAGCGCACAACATATAAAGCTAATTCGACTGATTCGACTGTTCCAAAAAGATACAAAATTATCATTGCCGGAAATCAGCAAGATATTTAACGAACTCAATCACGACCCCCATAAAATTGAACTTCAATTGCTATCGGGAAATTATCTAAAAGATGTCGAAAGCCCCCTGTCTCACAGAATTGAAGCCGAAATAGCCACTAATGTATTAGACGGCTCAACACCAGAACTCACGGAAAGCATAGCCTTAGAATTCGATCAAGGCTTTATCGCGACGCTGAAACAACATAATCTGATATCTGCCGGATCACAACTTTCTGCGCACGACCAAAACATTGCAGGATTAATTTGGAGTGCAATGGAGCTCGGGGTATCGCTAAACTATTTCATCGGCACCCGAACAAAAATACACGATTTAGTCTCAGCGCAAATAGAGGTATTGAAAGGCGCCGTACATCCTGACCTCGGTTTCGCCGACAGCTTATCTGTTCACTATAGTGCCGACAGAATCATCAACCGCTGGCTGATAGCAGAAAAAACAAACATATTGCGCAAAATATATCTAGAAATTATAGATAGTGTGGATGTCGGCTTAGATGCCATATCAGACTCCATCTACATTCCGAGTAAGGCGTATAACAAAAGATATAAAATTAAGGAAAGTATTGAACAATTAGCGCTTGGCCCCAAACCCAACAATAGACAGACATATACCGCTTACGCCGGCGCCTGCGTCTTCGTTGCCGACTACACCTCCGCACATAACTTTATAAAACAAGGCCTAAAGGCATATCCAGGCGACGCACAACTGACGGCGATAGAATGCCTTGCCTATTGCCTAGAACAAAAGCCAGAGGATGCGGCAATACCGTATCAAGCATTGCGTGACATTCCGACCGAGAGTATTTGGACACTCGAGGCAAAAATATATTTTTTACTTATTCAAGCCTCAAAAGTCGGCGGAATCTCCGATGCATCAGTCCAGCTCAGGCAGGCCTATGAACTATTCATACAGGTTGCTGCCACACCTGCTATCGAACCTATGGAAAAGCTTGAAGCACTGCTAATAGGTGGCCGAGCACGTTCAATGTTTCCTCAATGGGTATCACACAATCCCGTTATTATAGAACGCCTTACCTCCCTACTCGCCTCACTAGAATCCTCGACCGTCAAGGAGTTGGGCTTGCCAATACAGGCAAGTCACGCTGCATATAAAACCTACGCACACTTTTACCTCGCTAGAGCCTACGACCTAGAAAATGCGCACGAAAAGGCCCAACCACACTATGAAGAGGTAATTAAGTTAGATCCGGCGTCCAACTTTAGCGCCTTCGCTTATTCGCGCTTGGATTAG
- a CDS encoding START domain-containing protein — MNIIYCFKRDLAKALTIFILGIASNYPTTALADSSNQVCSLQLPTPEASNSTHDSWELSETKKDLEIFVKTVSGSDYKAVRAVMKIDATAPSVFSAFGSDFTKPNGCSEWRSQCKKSKVIETISEQSNVIYLVLDLPWPIADRDLVLKYRVDEFQNTGMRRLYGETVDNSYPQQGLIRAQSTLLYCIKPNGDNGTDVIYEMHTLLNGDVPTSLFNSQLVESTVKEMLALKASALKAEMKKAN; from the coding sequence ATGAATATAATCTATTGTTTTAAAAGAGATTTAGCTAAAGCCCTAACAATTTTCATCCTAGGTATTGCAAGCAATTATCCCACCACGGCGCTTGCCGACTCCAGCAACCAGGTCTGCAGTCTTCAGCTCCCAACACCTGAGGCCAGCAATAGTACTCACGACTCATGGGAGTTAAGTGAAACTAAAAAAGACCTTGAGATCTTCGTCAAAACAGTCAGCGGGAGCGATTACAAGGCGGTGCGCGCCGTGATGAAGATTGACGCGACTGCGCCATCGGTTTTTTCTGCGTTCGGCAGCGATTTCACAAAGCCAAACGGCTGCTCCGAATGGCGCTCGCAATGCAAGAAATCAAAGGTAATTGAGACAATTTCAGAACAGAGTAACGTTATATATTTGGTGCTTGACCTGCCATGGCCGATTGCGGATCGAGACCTTGTGTTAAAGTACCGCGTGGACGAATTTCAAAACACAGGAATGAGGCGCCTCTATGGCGAGACCGTCGATAATAGCTACCCTCAGCAAGGCTTGATTAGAGCGCAATCAACTCTTCTGTATTGTATTAAGCCAAACGGCGACAACGGTACCGATGTGATTTATGAAATGCATACATTATTGAACGGCGATGTTCCTACATCGCTATTCAATTCTCAGCTTGTTGAATCGACCGTTAAGGAAATGCTGGCCTTGAAAGCAAGCGCGCTTAAAGCAGAAATGAAGAAAGCAAATTGA
- a CDS encoding DUF3604 domain-containing protein: MNSKKIIESSIFAAVLCLTGCGHGGSAVEARDLAEIFGSRLFTPNYEVLALPAEKITGSVAVYPDKRAFYGDMHVHTAFSFDGYSMGTVATPRDAYRYATGEPLSHPAGFDMKLKQSLDFYAVTDHAMFLGLAMDADSAGSDYSKTDVATDFQGLNNFEKQKNTLLNVARRAKAFGDFLPKNVGAINSGELPKEVVKSVASRAWLATIEAARDFYKPGEFTTFVGYEYTSMASDAGNLHRNVIFKDAEHLPAEPFSTMHSENPEHLWDWMDILRSKGVDSLAIPHNSNGSNGHMFEMTKWDGSKMDIDYVQKRRRNEPLVEITQIKGTSETHPSLSPDDEWANFEIDDYRVASNAKSEPNGSYVRQAYQRGLELDRQELGNPYDFGVIGSSDTHNAASGVDEEDFVSKIGLLSSDAKRRGSVPFTMLEATAVGTFGKEFSEKVDGRTYISGAVPSFGASGLAGVWAESNTREAIYSAFQRKETFGTSGPRISIRFFAGKDYDDSLLVNVDAIARAYKGGVPMGGRLSLSEDEKPRFFIWAAFDPNSAPLQRVQVVKVWLGEDASQHEAVYDAACAGGVAVDPVSHRCPNNHAEVNLEDCSISDGTGASEIKTIWLDPTYQAGTKAIYYARVLENPTCRWSTWDAIRAGVEPRSDLQTIIQERAWSSAIHVSTQPIAVP; this comes from the coding sequence ATGAATAGCAAAAAAATAATAGAGTCGTCGATATTTGCTGCCGTCTTGTGTTTAACAGGCTGTGGGCATGGCGGCAGCGCTGTTGAAGCACGCGATTTGGCGGAGATATTTGGCAGTCGTTTGTTCACGCCGAACTATGAGGTGTTGGCGCTACCAGCAGAGAAAATTACAGGCAGCGTTGCGGTATATCCAGATAAACGGGCATTTTACGGCGATATGCATGTTCATACGGCATTTTCATTTGATGGCTATTCAATGGGAACGGTCGCGACGCCGCGAGATGCGTATCGATATGCGACGGGTGAACCGCTGAGCCATCCCGCTGGTTTTGATATGAAGCTCAAACAGTCGCTCGATTTTTATGCGGTCACTGATCACGCCATGTTCCTTGGCTTGGCGATGGATGCTGATTCGGCAGGTTCTGACTATTCAAAGACTGATGTGGCGACGGATTTCCAAGGTCTTAATAATTTCGAAAAACAAAAAAACACCCTCCTTAATGTGGCGCGTCGAGCGAAGGCGTTCGGTGATTTCCTCCCTAAGAATGTGGGTGCTATTAACAGCGGGGAGCTGCCAAAAGAGGTTGTTAAATCAGTCGCCAGTCGAGCTTGGTTGGCGACGATAGAGGCCGCTCGTGATTTTTATAAGCCAGGTGAGTTCACAACATTTGTTGGCTATGAGTATACCTCTATGGCTTCAGATGCTGGCAATTTACATCGAAATGTTATTTTTAAGGATGCGGAGCATCTTCCGGCTGAGCCTTTCTCAACCATGCATTCGGAAAACCCGGAACACCTTTGGGATTGGATGGATATTCTTAGATCTAAGGGGGTGGATAGCCTAGCGATACCACACAACTCAAACGGTTCAAATGGTCATATGTTTGAGATGACGAAGTGGGATGGCTCCAAGATGGACATAGATTATGTCCAGAAGCGACGTCGAAATGAACCGCTTGTAGAAATTACTCAGATAAAAGGGACGTCAGAGACGCATCCTTCACTATCGCCCGATGACGAGTGGGCGAATTTTGAGATAGATGATTATCGTGTTGCATCCAACGCAAAGAGCGAACCTAACGGTAGCTATGTGCGGCAAGCCTATCAGCGGGGTTTGGAGTTAGATCGGCAAGAGTTAGGAAATCCCTACGATTTCGGTGTTATTGGATCATCCGACACCCACAATGCAGCGAGTGGCGTTGATGAAGAGGATTTTGTATCTAAGATCGGATTACTTTCCTCTGACGCAAAGCGGCGGGGATCGGTCCCTTTTACAATGCTAGAAGCCACGGCGGTGGGAACATTTGGTAAAGAATTCAGTGAGAAAGTGGATGGTAGAACCTATATCTCAGGTGCTGTGCCTAGCTTTGGTGCGTCGGGTTTAGCCGGGGTATGGGCGGAATCTAATACTAGAGAGGCTATTTACTCGGCCTTTCAGCGCAAGGAGACCTTTGGTACATCGGGTCCTCGAATATCGATTCGATTCTTTGCCGGTAAAGATTATGACGACTCACTCCTTGTTAATGTCGACGCTATTGCGCGTGCCTATAAGGGCGGTGTGCCGATGGGGGGCAGGCTCAGCCTGTCTGAGGACGAGAAGCCAAGGTTCTTTATTTGGGCAGCATTTGATCCGAATAGCGCGCCTTTGCAGCGAGTTCAGGTCGTTAAGGTCTGGCTTGGAGAGGATGCGAGTCAACATGAGGCCGTTTATGACGCAGCTTGCGCCGGAGGTGTGGCCGTTGATCCAGTAAGCCATCGATGCCCGAATAACCATGCAGAGGTCAATCTAGAGGATTGTTCAATATCTGATGGTACAGGAGCGTCTGAGATAAAGACGATTTGGCTTGATCCTACCTATCAGGCGGGAACTAAAGCCATTTATTACGCGCGGGTGCTCGAGAACCCAACATGTCGTTGGTCTACCTGGGATGCTATTCGTGCAGGTGTTGAGCCCCGCTCAGACCTTCAAACGATAATTCAGGAAAGAGCTTGGAGTTCAGCTATTCACGTCTCAACGCAACCCATTGCTGTCCCATAA
- a CDS encoding IS4 family transposase: protein MAHHNTVFSQLLKLVSRHEFENLAKQHHEGQKLRKMSRWSQFVALSLAQFSGRSSLRDIVSNLSAQAARLYHLGTGNVSRSTLSRVNESQPYTLYEALFHKLLSRCQGVAPKHGFRFGNKLYSLDSTTIDLCLSVFPWAKFRRAKGAVKVHIGLDHDGLLPSFVSISDGKKHDVTVGRVLEFPADSIVVMDRAYTDYTWFKALNDKGIFFVTRQKRNATYRIIERREVIKSKGLTCDQTILITGAKAKTCPIPLRRIGFRDAETGKHYVFLTNNFHLAAKTIADIYKSRWKIELFFKCIKQNLKIKSFVGTSKNAVMTQIWIAMCAYLLLAWIKFSSQIDRSLQQMIRLLQLNLFERRELLPLLRGDPPEPIDNNIHPQLCLM from the coding sequence TTGGCACATCATAACACGGTATTTTCTCAATTGTTAAAACTCGTATCGAGACATGAATTTGAGAATCTCGCCAAACAGCATCACGAGGGTCAAAAACTGCGCAAAATGTCGCGCTGGTCTCAGTTCGTCGCGCTGAGTTTGGCGCAATTTTCTGGCCGATCCAGCTTACGCGATATCGTCAGCAATCTGTCTGCCCAAGCGGCCAGGCTTTACCACCTCGGTACCGGTAATGTGTCGAGAAGCACTCTTTCCCGCGTGAATGAAAGTCAGCCCTATACGCTTTACGAAGCGCTGTTTCATAAACTGCTTTCTCGCTGCCAAGGCGTCGCGCCCAAACATGGATTTCGCTTTGGGAACAAACTGTATTCTCTCGATTCCACAACTATTGACCTGTGTCTTTCCGTGTTCCCTTGGGCAAAATTCCGTCGTGCCAAAGGAGCAGTAAAAGTGCATATTGGCCTAGATCATGACGGACTACTTCCCAGCTTTGTCAGCATTAGCGATGGCAAAAAGCACGATGTCACTGTCGGTCGCGTCCTTGAATTCCCTGCTGATAGCATTGTGGTAATGGATCGTGCCTATACCGATTACACATGGTTTAAGGCCCTGAATGACAAAGGAATATTTTTCGTTACTCGACAAAAACGTAATGCCACGTACCGTATTATCGAACGCCGCGAGGTCATTAAATCCAAAGGCCTGACATGTGATCAGACCATACTGATCACCGGGGCAAAGGCAAAGACTTGCCCAATTCCTTTGCGCCGGATCGGCTTCCGTGATGCTGAAACCGGCAAGCACTATGTGTTTCTGACCAACAACTTCCATCTTGCCGCCAAGACCATTGCTGATATCTACAAATCCCGCTGGAAAATTGAATTGTTCTTCAAATGCATCAAGCAAAACCTGAAAATCAAATCCTTTGTCGGCACGTCCAAGAACGCGGTCATGACCCAGATTTGGATTGCTATGTGCGCCTATCTACTGCTGGCTTGGATTAAGTTCAGTAGCCAAATTGATCGCAGCCTGCAGCAAATGATTCGCCTTTTGCAGCTCAATTTATTTGAGCGCAGAGAGTTGCTGCCTTTGCTAAGAGGTGATCCACCGGAGCCAATCGACAACAACATTCATCCGCAACTATGCTTGATGTGA